In Chryseobacterium lactis, a single genomic region encodes these proteins:
- a CDS encoding AraC family transcriptional regulator codes for MPKVKMSKSFHNLKFEFLDNIEMFSSENEIEYFPFHFHDYFCVSLIYKGTEHLQTLGGDHYAISGTISITQANEVHKNSSIDTLPYSYKTFYINPDVLKFYNNGKTINQLERTIDDPGLFQTFSNLSINGENSLQDMESALKKLVFFGEKDSGKQLESSFSLIDEIADSIPYIPINLESLSEKFFKSKFHFAREFKKAKGISPLAYIMLKRLKNAKRMLLQGEDILTVCYLMGFYDAAHLNSAFKRFFGVTLRMIKNSNIIQNI; via the coding sequence ATGCCTAAAGTCAAAATGAGCAAATCTTTTCATAATTTGAAGTTTGAATTTTTAGATAACATAGAAATGTTTTCATCTGAAAATGAGATAGAATATTTTCCATTTCATTTTCATGATTATTTTTGTGTATCTCTTATTTATAAGGGGACAGAACATCTCCAAACACTAGGTGGAGATCATTATGCAATTTCAGGCACGATTAGTATTACTCAGGCAAATGAAGTGCACAAAAATAGTTCAATTGATACTTTACCGTATAGTTATAAAACTTTTTATATAAATCCAGATGTATTAAAATTTTATAATAATGGAAAAACAATTAATCAGCTTGAGCGTACCATAGATGATCCTGGTTTATTTCAAACATTTAGTAATCTGTCTATAAACGGAGAAAACAGTCTACAGGATATGGAAAGTGCCCTAAAAAAGCTTGTTTTTTTTGGAGAAAAAGATAGCGGAAAACAGCTGGAATCCTCATTTTCCCTCATTGATGAGATCGCAGATAGTATTCCATACATACCCATAAATCTGGAGAGTCTTTCTGAAAAATTTTTCAAGAGCAAATTTCATTTTGCCCGTGAATTTAAAAAAGCGAAAGGAATTTCTCCTCTGGCTTACATTATGCTTAAAAGACTAAAAAATGCAAAGAGGATGTTGCTTCAAGGAGAAGACATACTCACTGTTTGCTATTTAATGGGATTTTATGATGCTGCACATTTAAATTCTGCGTTCAAACGTTTCTTTGGAGTTACATTAAGAATGATAAAAAACAGCAATATTATACAAAATATTTAG
- a CDS encoding alpha/beta fold hydrolase — protein MNTTLNFSKRVLVTLSLIIFTGIGLSSLKAQTYTTGEKSLENEAIRSAFQNTKKIRAGLLDVGYAEVGPKTGKPVILLHGWPYDIHSFEESSAILAEKGYRVLIPYLRGYGTTTFVSPNTKRNGQQSAVALDIISFMDALKIDKAIIGGFDWGARTADIIAALWPERCTALVAVSGYLIGSPKANEKPLLPNAEFLWWYQYYFSTERGYKGYKANTAAFNKLIWKTASPKWTFDEQTYQRSVGTFDNPDHVDIVIHNYRWRLGLAKGEKQYDVLESKLAQSPDITVPTVTLEGDANGAAFPAPESYASKYTGKYVHHTITGGIGHNLPQEAPKAFADAIIEADSMSQIRK, from the coding sequence ATGAATACGACATTGAATTTTAGTAAAAGGGTGCTCGTTACTTTATCGCTGATTATTTTTACAGGGATAGGATTATCATCTTTAAAAGCACAGACTTATACAACTGGTGAGAAAAGTTTAGAAAATGAAGCTATCAGATCAGCTTTTCAAAATACAAAAAAAATAAGGGCCGGACTGCTGGATGTGGGGTATGCAGAAGTAGGACCTAAAACAGGGAAACCAGTGATCCTTCTTCATGGATGGCCATACGATATCCATAGTTTTGAGGAATCCTCTGCTATCCTTGCCGAAAAGGGGTATCGGGTTTTGATACCTTATTTGAGAGGTTACGGAACAACCACCTTTGTGTCTCCCAATACAAAACGCAATGGCCAGCAAAGCGCTGTGGCACTGGATATCATTTCTTTTATGGATGCTCTAAAGATAGATAAAGCAATTATTGGTGGTTTTGACTGGGGGGCAAGAACGGCGGATATTATTGCAGCACTATGGCCAGAGCGTTGCACTGCTTTAGTGGCTGTTAGCGGTTATCTGATTGGAAGTCCAAAGGCAAATGAAAAACCTCTTCTACCAAACGCTGAATTTTTATGGTGGTATCAATATTACTTTTCGACTGAAAGAGGTTATAAAGGCTATAAAGCCAATACTGCAGCTTTCAATAAACTGATCTGGAAAACAGCCTCACCAAAATGGACTTTTGATGAACAAACCTACCAGCGCTCTGTAGGAACATTTGATAACCCTGACCATGTTGATATCGTCATCCATAATTACCGATGGCGTCTGGGATTGGCTAAAGGGGAAAAACAATACGATGTACTTGAATCCAAACTGGCGCAGTCTCCTGATATTACAGTCCCAACCGTTACGCTGGAAGGAGATGCAAACGGAGCTGCGTTCCCGGCTCCCGAGAGTTACGCCTCTAAATATACCGGAAAATATGTGCATCACACAATAACAGGAGGAATAGGGCATAATTTACCACAGGAAGCTCCAAAAGCATTTGCAGATGCCATCATTGAGGCAGATTCCATGTCTCAGATTAGAAAATAA